ACTTGACACACGTCATTGTGTATTGTCATACAATCAGTAGCTATGACCAAATTTTAACATTCGCTATGCCAAATTAGGGGGTACCCTCTTGTAATCCTTAAATGTGAAGTTGGCCAGAAGTTTGGTAAACGGAAGGTTTGCATTGAGAGGGATGTGTAGTAGTTTATAGTCACTGGAAAGATTTAGTACACAAAGGATAGGTTTAACAGATTCACCATATTATGACCACTCTGTGTCTTATCATTCAACAATGGCTAACAGATGGACTTATACCATGTGTATGCCAaattgaacacattcaaacaaaaaatgtggaatttataccctggttgacACCATATGTATGCCAActtgaacacattcaaacaaaaaaatgtggaatttataccctggttgacACCACATGTAtgccaagttgaacacattccaacaaaaaaatgtggaatttataccctggttgatACCACATGTAtgccaagttgaacacattcaaacaaaaaaatgtggaatttataccctggttgacACCATATGTATGCCAActtgaacacattcaaataaaaaaatgtggaatttatACTGTGGTTGATACTGCAGGTATGCCACATGTACGTCAAGTTGAACACATTCCAACAAAAAATGTGGAATTATACCCTGGTTGATACCACATGTAtgccaagttgaacacattcaaacaaaaaatgtggaatTATACCCTGGTTGATACCACATGTATGCTGAGATGAAAATGTTCAAACCAAAAAATTAATATGGGTATATACCCTATTCATTTTACATCACAACAAAATGTGTCTGTATACACCTATGTCTTTTGATTCTGTGGTGCTtcaaatatgaatcaaaactttcaaaatcaccattacTTTTCCGCAGTCTTTCATAAAGTATACaggtatgattatattattcctcACTAAACTATAAAGTACTCATGACCCTAAGGTCTCCTATATCACTTCAGTcaatttttcttggctgaaccACGATATTGATGTTGAGGACATCTaatagagaacttgcaaacgcgccatgttgaatgttgcatcatgggaaatgtgataataaatactaatcaattagtattgtaaacaatgttgatacattgtttgtaaccacaaataatcaatacatagttaccctgacaattgtgggaggttaattttatcagtagctccagattaggtattacgataaccacagatataatcccatagtcctttgcatctgagcatgctcagtctggattgcaagttccctattgtcttGTGTAATTCTGTTTCAGTTGTTTCAAGGCTGAGAATGAAAAGCTGAAATATCAGAACAAAGAATTTACAGAGAAAACTAAACAGCAGATGCAAGATGTGGAAAAACTGACAATGGTATGGTTCAATTTTATCTCCCGATTTCAAACTTTTATTTTACGTTGTATTTGTAATATCATTCTTTTGCCATAATATTGGGCTGAAACTATATATTTGATTGACTTCATACAGAATTTTCTATACGTAGACACACAAATACGAGTTTCCCAATTGGTATGCCATTAATTCctggaatatataatcaaaacaTGATAGACAAAAAGAGGGGTCATGAATTTATACAACAATACGACATCAGGCTTGCAGTCATTTTTGAAAGCATGTCACACGAGGGCATCCCACATGAGGAAAAATGGGGGCTACAATACATGTCTGCTGCAGTATATGACACAGTTAACAAAATGTGGGGAACAACTCTACAAGAAACAATCAACAAATTGTGTCTAAAATTACTGTGAGTTCCTAGAAATTACGTGATCTGAAACAAACTTAGCGGAATGCTTTGATTGGTTGAAAATACAACCAATGTTTGCCATGAAACACTAGGAAATActaattttatcaaattgaaaataGTACTGAATAGTCATAGCCAGCTTCTAATCAGGACTCCTCGTGGCCAAagtatgcaatcttttgtttttctgataactcaatatgtttatttttactGCTTCACTTTGATTGCAGGATCTGAAGTTAAGAAGTGAACAACTGTTTAACTGTACCAATGAAGTTGAGGATTTAAGAGAGAAAGTAGCACTGACGGATCAGTACAAAAATGAGGTGAGATATTAACCATGACAACTCAGTTTAAATTTAAGAGTCTATTTTCAATTTCCAAGATGCATTACTTGAGACAACATCGCTTGTCTTAACAAAGAGGTAGAAAGGTAGGAGACAGACATGTATGAATGGGTGGCCCGACAaagatggacagacagagaaagaaatTGTCCCAAAAAGACAGGTGGGAAAAGAACATAGAAGAATAGATATATGATAAACAGATAGACAAAAACAATTGATAGACAAGTATGAATAGAGAAATACATTGACCAGGAAGAGGTACAAGGAAAAGTTTAATAAACATGAATGGATAAATAGACAGAATGAAAGAGAGATCTGTAAACAATGATGGACAGATAAAAAGGCATGACAGAGAAAAATACTTACAGACACCAGGACAGACAGGTATGgatggacagatagacagacagacagacagacagacagacagacagacagagcaaGACCATACATGTGCTGAAAGCATGAGACTATAAACTTATTGACAGTATGGagagttgtcatggttacactTACTATGCTTAGACAACCATGGTTATATAATAGGCCCTGCTTCCTAAATGCagtgtatgatgtcatagtgtTATTAACTGTATTTACAGGTCACCAGGTTAAAGAAAGAAATCATATTGATGGGAGAGTTTGCTCAGAAACTTCAAGACAAACTGAGcaaagacaaagacactatCATTTGTAGTAAAGATGAGATTgatatgatagaaatgacataCAAGGGAGAAATCACTTGTAagtattattttgtgttattgtCATTGAGTACATATACATCTATCATagttatgtatatgtgtgcatgtctgagactatgtatgtgtgtatgagtaTGCATAtgcggtgtgtgtgtgtgtgtgtgtgtgtgtatgtgggggggttaattcatgtgtgtatgtgcatgtgttttGGGGTAGATGTCTGTttacatgtctgtgtgtgtatgtgtgtgtgtatgtataagtgtgtacatacatacatacatgcatgcatgcatacatacatacatacatacatacatacatacatacatacatacatacatacatacatacatacatatgtataaggGTGGATGGATGGTCGGtcagtatatacatgtgtatgtgtgtactacTGTAGGTACGATATGTacatatgtttgtgtgtgtgtgtgtgtgtgtttttttttctgtgtgtactactgtatgtatgtatgtatgtatgtatgtatatatgtatgtatgtatgtatgtatgtgtgtgtatgtgtatgtatgtatgtatgtatgtatgtatgtatgtatgtatgtatgtatgtatgtatgtatgcatgtatgtatgtatgtttgtgtgtgtatgtgtatgtgtgtgtgtcagtgtgtgtcagtgtgtgtgtgtgtgtcaattgGGTATACAGATGGCCACATTTTAAGTCAGATTGCATACATACAGTTGGTGATCATGTCATGAGAAACATctcaatatattatttttataggCTACAAGGAGAAGGTACAACAATTAAACATTCAACTAGATGCATCTAAAGTGAGAATTAATGAACTAGAAGCTACTGTAACTCAAAAGGTAAGATTTGTCTTAGTTTAAGTATTTCttcaaaaaatattgtgtggctGTATTCTGACTGTAGCTATGAATTATTGTCATTCTGTAATATTGAGAAAGGAACAATTTTCCCAATGCTCATGTGCTtaacatttcaatgtttttgtCAGATTTGGTGAAATGTGACTCTGAATCCAATCACCGTCTACACTACAGGAGGAATGAAGCTACCTtagtgtttcattcatgggacatgatgttttttaacacaaagatagacacactTCAACTgcagactaacaataacagagacacaacacacacacagcaggatctgtacccaatcacattgaacactgacaAGCATTGCTATCTGTTTACACTGGTAGAAGTAGGCTTCTGCtgaaaaaattacacatgtatggggtgattttaatggcttcaattatTTACTTTCCAAATGATAATCAACGTAGTACTGGGGTAGCTTGTCTAGTCTGCTTCTACACCCCACTGTGTGCAGCACCTTGAAAGTTTATAGTTGTTTTTATTGCCTTTGAAGTTGTGTAAAAACATTGTGTCTAAATGAGTGAATCACCAAGGCagcttcatttctcctgtaattgATACATAACAAATTTCATTCCAGATCTAGCTatgattattttcatatgtCAGACATTGGtcatcaaaattttgttgtttttcattctGCAATTGTACATAGGAAACGGCAGCCACTGACCAGAAGAGATTTCTGGAAAACGTAAAGAGTTTATCAAAAGGACAGATCCAGGTAAGttctatgacagaaccccatggtgTGCgagtgtaagtgtggtgtattgTGGGTATATGCATAAGTGCAtgaagtgttctctgtggcagtactAACTttcacgagtgtattgagtgaaagtgcagcagaaaaggCAGCAAGTATGAATACAAATTTCCCCAAGTACCCACCTTTGCACTCATCTGACAGGGTtcctgttattattacatgtgtttatccgaaacagcaaatttctgtaaaagtGATACTGTTCGATCACATGCTTCTGTGTACAACGAATGGTCAtgccttcatttgcatatcatttgcatgcaggtatgcaataatgttttcagtatggcactgcagtgcaaatacaaCTAGTATGGTTgttgaggaagtgtaaagggccattgtgccattgtgccactataagagatccatgccaggggtaatggTTGTTAGCACCTGAAGCTCTACAGAGAACAAGCACAttataaataaactttattagTATTATCATTGGAAACCAACACTAGTTATCTATCAATGTCTGTTttaacagcgccatctatcatggAGTGAACAGGACTGACAGTTTGTAGTCAAAATCTCTCTGgttatcaacagcgccctctatcatggagtgaacaagactgacagtttgcagtcaaaatCTCTCggcttatcaaattatgttacGTGTATTGGTTACATTTTAGTATTGTctgttttaaaacatgtaaccTTTTAAAGAACTGTAAACATATTATATTAGTTGATTCTTTAAAATCCCTCTGTTTTCGAAAAATCTGTTTTTAGGCCATGGAAGCAAAATACCTTTCACTAAAGAAAACCAACCAGCGACTAGAAGCACATATACTAAAACTGTACAACAACCTTGAACAAAAGAAGGGTGGCATTACAATACCAGAACACCAATCAGCTATGAGAAAACGCAACGGAAGTGATGGTGTGAGGAATTCTAAAACAGATAGAGACAGCCCTCTCAGTTCATGGTCTACGACAACCACgccatcatcgtcatcatcccTCACTAGTTCACAGGAAAGCACTTCAGACAGTCCTACAAAACGTAATCTAAAAGTCAAAGTGCCATCAGAGGCAGGAAGAGGTGGGAATGTGGAACCAGTCAGACCCTTGTTTAATATTAATAGCCCAGGTATTACGTTCAGTACTTCATCACCGTTCAAAAGATTCCATGACGTGGATCACAATAAAACAGGCAAGGCAAACACTCTGCCAAGAACACATGATACAAATGTTACGAAACCAAGTGGACAGCTAGCGCGGAGTTATCCACCACAGGGGGCAACGTTGAACTTGAACGAACAACCATTGGATGAAAGTAAGGACTGACATCCAAGCTGCAAGACCAGCAAATCACATTAAAGGATGGCTATTTCAACAGCCATGCTGCATACCACTTATgtactacatgtgtatttaaTAGGAAACCATGTGTTTTAGAGCTGAGGTATGAAAGCTGATAAAACTAACaccattttttatgttttagtaGGATTATCATGCTGGAACAGAGcccaggtaaaaaaaaaatatcttcttttttttaaacctgGGGTACTTGTGTAAATTTTACTTGCGTAAACTTAACACCAATAAAAAATACACTGGTAtgtagaaaatgataatttctgTATTAGTttcaactgaaacattttttgaaactgtctTGTTAGATGCAATGATTTCCTCCTTATATCATACTCTGAACTCTAGTAAATTACCCGTGCTTAAATGTATTTGTTCAGCTCTACACATGTTATAGTACAATAAATTCAAGAAAATTGATTGGGTCCACATCCAAAAATCAGTGTCTCCAAtgaaatcacaatttcaacctgttgatATATACTGTTGATTGGCTACAATCAACCCccaaattaacatgtacaatgtctcatttggttttaccatagacctccactgtctatggttttacatatgtttatcaaaacagcaaatttcacaaaaaatacatgtgTTGCCGTGATTTTGGATACATATGGAACAACCGCACACTcttttgtatactagtataccataatgttttcggtattgtgCACTCATTTTATACACATGGTTATGCAATACTgttttttggtattgcactgcagcagcaaataccactagtatgcgttTGCACAAGTATGCGTTTATCAttggtatgtacatatgtaataatgtctgtaagttttggaaataaataacaatatatccagacttttttttttaatttgtcaaaGTGGTCGCTAAATAGACAGTTTCTCACTTGATGGTTTTTGgcgattaatttttttttcatagaaaaaaaaaacttatattataatatcaatTACTGAAACGTTAATCATGTCTTGCAACTGGGAAAAGTTCTTATCACAAATTTATGTATGATATAAAAATTATATGAACGTTTTTTGGTtaccaataaatttgaaaagcAAGTCTTCATTTCCGAACCTCATTGTGCAGACAAAACCTAAGTATTTTGACATTTCGCTTGCATTTTCACATAAAGGAGATCAAGAGCTTTGTAGAAATATATGGTTTAATGGGTGTTTTTTAAAAGTAAGCATATCACATGAAATGCAATAAATGtgacaaaacattttgtatgttCTAGCACATTTTGTCTACTcagatttgaaaaataattaagTTTTAGTATGtactatgtattatatatactggtgataattcaaaatggcagctatCGACTGAGattgtaagatacatgtatgtcatgtcgTTCAGCCCTAATCAGACTTCACTTTCACTTCTGTATTACTCCACACATCTATCATACAGAGGTGGTACGATTTAGACCCTGCCTTGAACTTGAGAAGTTCAAACAGCAGGAATAAAACATGCAGAATAGTTTGTGTCCAGTGATAAGAATGACTATTGTCATGGTGATACTTTCTTTGCACTTGCTAAAGATACCGGACTTTGGTCAGAAAACTTAATGTTTACAAGTGATGCAACAATACGTTGAGTGGTCAATAGAATTGACATGGATTAGCATCAAAAGGCTGACATGATGGGTATTTTGACACCTTTTATCACAACTATATTTTGATTGGCTGTAGTGTGCTGGGAATTGTGCCATTCAGTACAGATGTGAAGTGGTATCTGATAGGGTGGCATGACACCTCGTATCTCTGTAATAGACTGTGCCATTTTAAATTTAGCCTAGGGACTCATCATTGGTTTTCAAATCATTTGCAATTGACAGCCTGTAGATGTGAAAGCCATTGACAAAGTCTCAGCGCTACTAGTACTTTAGATCTCACTCCACTGGTTTACTGCATTGACGTATATATGGTTTccaaataagttttattttgtattgtgtatttcacaTTTTGTGGACTATGTCACTTTAAACATAACTCTATTGTTGTACTGCGTCAACTCATATTGCGTTTCCTTTgattttgtaatgtatattttcaattttgtgaaCTGACTTTAGTCAGAATTGGATGTCAGTTACAGACTGCATTGCGTTTATCTATTCTCCATTCCTTCATCTTTCTCACAGAGAGcaagacacacacatacacacacacagagaaaaAACACAGAaacccctccacacacacacacgttttgTTAGTTGTTCAGACATGACTCCATGTGCATTTATTCACTAAAACCCCCTTACATATCAGAAGAAagaactatgtacatgtatttacagagAAATATCAAAAAAATTAGCAAAATTCTGATTTCCAAGTCACATTTTTCCCATAGTGTAGCAACCAAGACTTGTATCAGCCAATGAAATGAAAAGcctttgcacacacacacacacacacacacacacagactataTATAATCCATtaatatcaagcaagatacacacACAGTagttaattaaaataaaagacaaGTCCTGTCATTCAAAGGAAACCTATTTCTGCCTTCAATCCACTTATCTTGATAATAACAACCAACTCTATGATTTGGGAGTGATAAAGTATGACCTTGGTATTAACTTACCTGACTTTGAAATCTTATAAAGAAGCACTACTGCATCTGACACGTGTTCAGTCATTTGGGGGATTTCTTTcaaaggtttatgggaaaacctttagtgatgacatcacagttttTTAATACCCTATTATCTCTGTCTTGATAAATACACTTCAACTTATTAGcagtaaataaaaacattgttaAGATGGtttatagactgtaagatacgtagTGTCATACTGCCCTCACTGGTGAGAaaggttgaccgatgtgtgagggcgccctatcacggcataccttacagactaggtatATCTAGGACTGAGAGAGCTAGTGGTTCTGCTGTATATTTTGTGACATGATTATATTATGTAAAGGTGGTGCTATCAATAAAGTTGATAATGTAAATAAGTTCATTCTCAGGCTTGTTTGATTTTCTTCTTGTTTGGTACACTTTCAGTGGAAGGTCGTTTTCTGTTCTTCTTCGTCTGTTGAAATAGACCAAACCAATATTCAAATAAGAAGTACTCATGTTTACGGTGCTGGTGGTACTCCATTTATACCATGTTGGTGTTGAGAATGTGAAAACGTTGGTATTTACGATCTGAAAATtgcaccccacccccacccccacccccaattgGTATCAAACAAGTCCCTCTATGACAGACTCAtccatgacatacatgtatgaaggcctaaagaaaaaaatgtgtggtccaggttacactcaattttagaatagctGGGgtagtagatttttttttttaaattttctttttcatgtgtgagtgtctagttcaggtagttatgtttttcattgtttttcatatggtctctgtgttattggtttcttcccatcagatgtacagccattacagattgcaaGAACAGTTACGTTAGTTTCCTCATCCACTATATTTCACAAGACTTCAAAATTTTCACGATTTATTTTtcttctcaaatacataaaaaaaagttaagggttggcagtgaaaaactaggtggggttgggtaaccggaacaaaaaaatatttttaggcCCAACActaaacaatatatatcattgtcatgataaaaaaaaatccaaccAAATATTCTCTCTAGTCACCTGTGATAAGTGAAGTTAGATGACAGAATCACTTAAGATTTTCTAATTGTGAAAGTTGCTTATTTCCTACTCTGGCTTCtccttgttcaaaatatttgcaTGGCAAAGCAATGAGTGAAGAATGTATTTGAGAAGTGACAATACACAAGATTCACTTACTGTCTTTAGATTTTCAAACTTTCTTAGATCTGCACTGAACAACACCTGTCAAATTAAGAAGTAAAGTTATATGTAAATAAGCTGAATGTGAATAAATGTCAACATATGTTTTATGTTGGTACAATACCATGTGTTTTGTGGGTACAATACCATGtgttatgttttatgttgatacaataccatgtgttatgttttatgttgataCAATACCATGTGTTATGTTTTATGTTGGTACAATACCATGtgttatgttttatgttgatacaataccatgtgttatgttttatgttgatacaataccatgtgttatgttttatgttggtacaataccatgtattatgttttatgttgataCAATACCATGTGTTATGTTTTATGTTGGTACAATACCATGtgttatgttttatgttgatacaataccatgtgttatgttttatgttgataCAAAACCATGtgttatgttttatgttgatacaataccatgtgttatgttttatgttggtacaataccatgtattatgttttatgttgataaaataccatgtgttatgttttatgttgataCAATACCATGCATTATGTGTTATGTTGGTACAATACCATGtgttatgttttatgttgataCAATACCATGTGTTATGTTTATGTTGATACAAAACCATGtgttatgttttatgttgatacaataccatgtgttatgttttatgttgataCAATACCATGTGTTATGTTCATGTGGAAGTCATGCATTATGTTACAtgttaatattgcatgtatcaCAGTATCATATTGATTTTTTGTTAGATTTCATGTAATTCTTACTGGTGTAATTTGTCATGTTTCATGTTTCATGTGTGTACATCATGTTCTATAGGTTCATGTTATGTTTCATGTTCACATTGCATAGCCATGTTTcatgtgcatatatatgtatcatgTGAAATAGGGTTGTGTtatatttcatgtgtatgtCTTGTAAATTGTCATGtttcatgtatatattgtgttctATAGGTTTATTATTTATGTGCGCCATACAGTCATGTTTCATGTAAATAATGTATCATTGTCTATTGGCtgatattttgtttcatgtgcACATTGCAGTCATGTttcatgtgtatatttcatgtttGATCCTCTTGGCATGTTATTTTTTTGCATCTTGTGTTAtgtttcatgtatatatatcatgtgaATGTGTCACGTAACTAGTCATGTATCATGTGCATAATATACCAtgatttgtgtgtatgtgtcacaTTTAATCATGTGTATTATGTCATGTTCAACTGATGTATCAATTTGTGCAATATTCAAAGTAGACTTACAGAATGAGCCCAGCCTGCATAATCTCCATATAGGTTACAAAAGAAATCACCAATCTCCCGGTATACTTTGTCAGTCAATGATTTGGTTTGTGTCAGTTTTGGTAGATAATCTCTCCTGGCTATCTGCCATACATGTGTATCAACAGGAATAGCAGAGTGTTTATCCAGTGACATTAAACATACACAGTCAGCAACCTGTAAATTGTGAGTTACAAAgtgaaaaatgtatgtagaaataaaaacaaactatCGATACACAATATCTGAAAAAGAACTGATGATTTATGTGATACAGCAGCGCGAAACTGTTTGAAAGAAGGATGAAAACTGATTACAACATATTCAGAGAGCGAATGGTAGCGACTGTGCCTCTGGTATTTAAATGACTGTTGCCATGGATGCGTTGTTGGGCATTTCCAGCCTCAGCAGTCATAAATAAACACCAGTCCTGTATTTTAGCCAAAAAATAACAGGCTATATGTCACATTACtgcatttatgtatttatttattacttggTAACTCAACCCAACTGTGTTTACTTCCCAGAGACCAGTTCAACAAATCTTTGTGCATCCACACCAGGTAACATCAATAAAACCCTTCTTTGCACCCACACCAGGTAACATCAATAAAACCCTTCTTTGCACCCACACCAGGTAACATCAATAAAACCCTTCTTTGCACCCACACCAGGTAACATCAATAAAACCTACCTTTGCACCCACACCAGGTAACATCAATAAAACCTACCTTTGCACCCACACCAGGTAACATCAATAAAACCCTTCTTTGCACCCACACCAGGTAACATCAATAAAACCCTTCTTTGCACCCACACCAGGTAACATTAATAAAACCTACCTTTGCACCAACTCCGGGTAACTTTAACAGTTCTGTATGGGCTTCTTCGTACGATACATTTCGTAAAGACTCCAACCAATTTTCATCCTGCTTCTCTAAAATACACTTTGCCGTTTGGTTAATGAACTTAGCTCTGTACCCAAAACTTAAATTCCGAAGTTCTTGTTCAACAGATTTACCAGCAAGCTTCTGAATGGATGGAAAAGAATAATACTGATGGCCATCTAGTTCACAAATCTTACGTCCATATTTCTCACACATTCTCTGCACCATACCACTGATCCTGGTTATATTATTGTTTGAAGAacatataaatgaaaacaagttTTCTGTCGGGTCCTGACGAAGCATTCGGATACCTGTGAAATCTGCAGCTACTTTGCTAAAATTGTTGTCGCTCGAACTCCATTTTTTGTACAAATCTTTTAAGTTGACCTGCAATTGGAAATAATCTTGCAGAGTTCTTTCATCGGTTGTCTCAATTGCATCTACACATgtcctcttttttttcatttttgctgGCTGCTGGTCAGGTTGTGACAGTTTCTTCGATTCAGTTTTCATCTGTGTTGTCGGTTCTTCACTTAGTTCAGACTGCATGTTATGTACTTGGTAGAATAGTtctttatcagtttgttttagAGTCCAAACTTTATCTCGCAGTACACTTCTCCATAGACCAGGTTCAACTTCTCTCCATCTGAATTGGACAAGAAAAAATCCTGAATAATAAatccaacattttttttttttttttaaatttattttgtgcTGGGAACTCTTTCCAGTTGTCATTTTTatgcagacacacagacacacacacacacagacacacaggcctctttacgtaCAGCATgcaccgtccaagacacacCACCAATATTTTCTTTGACAGCTAGTGTAGTGTGGCAAAATGTGCTAACTTCTGCTAAGGGACGAGGCACAAATTACATtgggtgggttttttttggagGTCACTATTATGCAAGTGTTTGATAGTTTTTATCATGTAGATATTCCAGAGGTGGGTCAACAGTTTTTGTGCAATGACTTGGGGGAGGGTCAACCTTTTCACGTACTGAAGttctgacaccccccccccccaccctgtgtcacaggggcacgtattattgcttagttTGGCCATGGAAGTATatagtgggttatacttccatggtttggCCCAGGATTGACgatttcttaggaaaatatcgtacgaatcctgctgtagtacaaatgtatcaatctgtatactagtagaaatattaaaGTTTTCTCCTTTACAGGTAGGAggatatagtcaaaaggttgttacaTTTActctgtagaccaggaaaacaacgatctaaaaaatattacacgcccctatgccCTGTGTGTACAGTCCCTAAACATTTTCCCAGCGTGACAATGCTTTCTGCCTCGATGGTCTGACGATCGACGTGACGTGGCCCCTTACTAGATCTGTTGTCGCACGAACTCACCTGAACGACTGACCACAAGCAAGTACTATGTCAAGACGAA
The nucleotide sequence above comes from Glandiceps talaboti chromosome 10, keGlaTala1.1, whole genome shotgun sequence. Encoded proteins:
- the LOC144440954 gene encoding N-glycosylase/DNA lyase-like, whose protein sequence is MSSSRWRSIPCKISELRLDIVLACGQSFRWREVEPGLWRSVLRDKVWTLKQTDKELFYQVHNMQSELSEEPTTQMKTESKKLSQPDQQPAKMKKKRTCVDAIETTDERTLQDYFQLQVNLKDLYKKWSSSDNNFSKVAADFTGIRMLRQDPTENLFSFICSSNNNITRISGMVQRMCEKYGRKICELDGHQYYSFPSIQKLAGKSVEQELRNLSFGYRAKFINQTAKCILEKQDENWLESLRNVSYEEAHTELLKLPGVGAKVADCVCLMSLDKHSAIPVDTHVWQIARRDYLPKLTQTKSLTDKVYREIGDFFCNLYGDYAGWAHSVLFSADLRKFENLKTTKKNRKRPSTESVPNKKKIKQA